One Ananas comosus cultivar F153 linkage group 23, ASM154086v1, whole genome shotgun sequence genomic window carries:
- the LOC109728026 gene encoding uncharacterized protein LOC109728026 isoform X1, which translates to MGTIKENDDSAPADVIKVIGEPAIVINGVPDVNPNYETSVRVNTENNRKSESDPFLGEWLEGRQVRKLFGDRYYSGKVVEYDDEMNWYRIVYEDGDLEDLEWRELEEVLVPLDISIPLKTLALQRCKHEKSPPSTSGGNVRKCHNKSRESKGKSPKLLQQAETNDIMSNQLLILKKEPNSQEALKGKNENTKGSKEAFHNTDDSNSTKRQREIQRQSSRTAHAEKQKRRERSNIQNTLPGTELL; encoded by the coding sequence ATGGGGACAATTAAAGAGAATGATGATTCGGCACCTGCAGATGTAATTAAGGTCATTGGCGAGCCTGCTATCGTAATTAATGGTGTGCCAGATGTGAATCCTAACTATGAGACAAGTGTTCGTGTGAATACAGAAAATAATAGGAAATCAGAATCTGATCCTTTTCTCGGTGAGTGGCTTGAAGGAAGGCAAGTTCGGAAGTTGTTCGGAGATCGGTATTACTCTGGCAAAGTGGTTGAGTATGACGATGAAATGAATTGGTATAGGATAGTGTACGAAGATGGGGATCTCGAAGATCTCGAGTGGCGTGAGCTTGAGGAAGTGCTTGTTCCACTAGACATTTCCATCCCACTCAAGACCCTAGCTTTGCAAAGGTGTAAGCATGAGAAATCTCCTCCTAGTACTTCAGGAGGTAATGTAAGGAAATGCCATAATAAAAGTAGAGAAAGCAAAGGAAAATCTCCAAAGTTGCTTCAACAAGCCGAAACAAATGACATCATGAGTAATCAGCTATTGATACTCAAAAAGGAACCAAACTCACAAGAAGCTCTAAAGGggaaaaatgaaaatacaaaAGGAAGTAAGGAAGCGTTTCATAATACGGACGATTCAAATTCTACAAAGAGGCAAAGAGAAATTCAGAGGCAAAGCTCAAGAACAGCTCATgcagaaaaacagaaaagaagagaaaggtcAAATATTCAAAACACTCTTCCTGGAACTGAATTATTGTAA
- the LOC109728026 gene encoding uncharacterized protein LOC109728026 isoform X2 gives MGTIKENDDSAPADVIKVIGEPAIVINGVPDVNPNYETSVRVNTENNRKSESDPFLGEWLEGRQVRKLFGDRYYSGKVVEYDDEMNWYRIVYEDGDLEDLEWRELEEVLVPLDISIPLKTLALQRCKHEKSPPSTSGGNVRKCHNKSRESKGKSPKLLQQAETNDIMSNQLLILKKEPNSQEALKGKNENTKGSKEAFHNTDDSNSTKRQREIQRQSSRTAHAEKQKRRER, from the exons ATGGGGACAATTAAAGAGAATGATGATTCGGCACCTGCAGATGTAATTAAGGTCATTGGCGAGCCTGCTATCGTAATTAATGGTGTGCCAGATGTGAATCCTAACTATGAGACAAGTGTTCGTGTGAATACAGAAAATAATAGGAAATCAGAATCTGATCCTTTTCTCGGTGAGTGGCTTGAAGGAAGGCAAGTTCGGAAGTTGTTCGGAGATCGGTATTACTCTGGCAAAGTGGTTGAGTATGACGATGAAATGAATTGGTATAGGATAGTGTACGAAGATGGGGATCTCGAAGATCTCGAGTGGCGTGAGCTTGAGGAAGTGCTTGTTCCACTAGACATTTCCATCCCACTCAAGACCCTAGCTTTGCAAAGGTGTAAGCATGAGAAATCTCCTCCTAGTACTTCAGGAGGTAATGTAAGGAAATGCCATAATAAAAGTAGAGAAAGCAAAGGAAAATCTCCAAAGTTGCTTCAACAAGCCGAAACAAATGACATCATGAGTAATCAGCTATTGATACTCAAAAAGGAACCAAACTCACAAGAAGCTCTAAAGGggaaaaatgaaaatacaaaAGGAAGTAAGGAAGCGTTTCATAATACGGACGATTCAAATTCTACAAAGAGGCAAAGAGAAATTCAGAGGCAAAGCTCAAGAACAGCTCATgcagaaaaacagaaaagaagagaaag ATAA